Genomic window (Gammaproteobacteria bacterium):
TTGTGGGCGGCGCTGCCGCGGAAATGATCGCGCCAGTGGGCGTTGCCCGTGTAGCAATAGGTGCCGGGGTCCACGAGCTGAGCTTTGCCGTAGGCACTGCACTGGAGGGCAAGCAGGTCCGCGTGGCCGTGACCGCCGCTCACGCGGCAACCTAGGGGTCCCACGTCAAACAGCAGCTGGTGGGCATCATGCTCCCAGCCGGTCTGCAACACCGCCTGCCCGCCTTCGGCGAAGAGGCGCGAGGGTGGCATTCCGGGTGGCGCTGGTTCCAGCGCGTCGAAGGCTTCCCAGCCGGCGCGACCCAGAAGCCAAGCCACTTCCGGCGTGATGCCTTTGGCGGCCCAGGCGTAGTCTGCACGGCCGAAGAAGGCCGCCGCCAGCGATAGCACGTCGCGGCAGTCGTCGGCGGCGCGCTGCGCGAGGGGCAGCAGCCGGCCGCCGTCGGAGTCGCCCACCTGGGGCATGCTGCCGTCGGGACGGCAGAACGCGAGCAGGCTGTCGAGCATCTTCTGTACCCGTTCCGCCGCCGAAGCCGGCAGTTCGATGCCGTTGCGCCGGGCGAGGATGAGGAAGTGCAGGTAGATCTCGATGGTATAGCGCTGGTAGCAGGTGGACTGCTCGAAGTACACGCCGTCCGCGTGCACCTGGCGAGTGAGCTGCTCCAGCAGGATGTCCTGGCCCAGGCGGCGCCAGCGGGCGGCACGCGGAAGCTCAGGGAACAGCACGCCGGCATAGAACAGGCCGAGCGCCTCGCCGGTGAGGTGGGTATTGGGCGAGAAATAATGGGAGAGGTATCTCTCCACATGGGAGGCATGGGCACGCAGCCAGCCGAGCATCTCGGCATGCAGGCCAGGCGTGAGGGGCGGCGCGCCGCGGAACAGTTCCATCGCCCAGCACCAACTGATCAGCCGGTATGCGACCTCCAGGCTGCTGGCCCAGTTGATGCCCATGCCGGGCGGGTTCGCCCGCATCCAGTCGCGCACGCTCTCGGCGAACACCAGTGCATAGCGCTCCTCGCCGCTCAGGCGCCAGGCCTGGGCCAGGTGCACCAGCCACTGGTGGCGATTGAGCTCCCAGGTGACCTTGCTGTCGCCGACCTTGTCCGGGTCCAGGGGGTTGATGCGGCTCCAGTGCACCAGCGGGGCACGGCAACCAGAGACCGCGTCCCGATGCCAGTCGAGAGGTTCGCTCAGGAACAGGGCACGGTGTCCCAGCAGGCTGAAGCTGCGCTGGCACAGGGCCTCGCCCGCGGCGAGGCTGCGCTCACGGGTGCCGGGGAGGCGTGCGGCGAAGAAATCCGCGAGGCCGGGTTCCGCCGGACCGGCGAAGAACTGCCCGGCGTGTGCCGGCTTGCGCTGCGCGCTGTCCTGGCTCCAGGCCGGCAAGGGGCGTGGCGCGAGGTGATCGAATAGTCCGAGGCTGCGTACGCCCTCTTTCTCTACCGCCACGCGGTCGAAGGTGCGCCACACTTCCTGCCAGCCGCGGCTCGCGATGTCCGACAGTTCGGCGCGCATCAGGTTCTCGAACTTCATTCCAGGTCCCTCCGGTAGACGTCGGCCCAGTCTCCGGCGATGCGGGACCAGGTGTAGAGTTCCGCCTCGGCGCGGCCGGCCCGCGCGAGCTCCAGCGCCCGCTCCGGACGCTCCAAGAGCCCGTTGACGGCGCCGGCAATCGCCGGCGGATCGTGGGGCGGCACCAGCACGCCCGCTTCGCCGTGGCGCAGCATGGCGGCGATGTCGCCGGTGCCTGTGCTGATGACCGGCAAGCCTGAGGCGAAAGCCTCCAGTACCGACACCGGTTGGTTGTCCACCACCGCCGCGTTGATGAAGATGTCCGCCTCCGCGTATAGGGCTGGTATCGCGGCGGGCTCGACGCGGCCGGCGAAGCGGATGCCTTCCACGCCGAGGGAGGCGACGAGCGCCTTGAGGCGCGCCTCCTCGCTGCCATAACCCGCCACCGTGAGGGTCGCATCCGGGTGCCGCGCCTTCACCTGGGGGAAGGCCAGGATCACGTCCTCCACCCGGTAGTGAGGCTCGAGGTTGCGGACCGACAGCAGCCGGGGTTTGAGCGGTGAACGCTCGCGATAAGCAAAGCGCTGGGTGTCCACCACGTTCTTCACGACGCGGGTGTGGTAGCCGTAGTGCGCGAACACGTCGTGCAGGTACTCGGAAGGCACCACGATCTCATCGGCTAGGTGTAACCAGGGATGCACCAGCGCACCCCAGCGGGACAGGTGATCCTCCGCCTCGCCGCTGTGGTAGTGCAGCACCGCGCGCTTGCGGAACAGCTTGGCCGCCAGCAGCGCCGGCACCGGCGCCAGCAGGAACGACCAGTAGGAAGCGGAGAAGACGTGGGCTACGTCGCTACGGCGCAACGAGGCGAGGCTCGGCAGATACAGGAGCTGGTTGAAGAAGGTGCGCGCGTAGCGCAGCTTGCGCAGCCAGCGCATGGAAGACGGGAACTGAGGATTGATGGGCAGGAAGCGCACGGCATAGCCGTTCCTGCGCAGGCCCTGGACCAGGGCCTCCGCTTGCACGCCCTGCCCGCCCAGGATCTCCAGGCCCGCCGCCACCAGGGTGACGCTGGGCGTCTGCTGGGGCGGCACTGAACCGATGTCATGTATGGCGCTCATGGTGACCTCAGAGGCGATAGCGGTAGCGCAGCATCAGCGGCAGCACCAGGAGGTACAGCCCCTTCTGCAGGCCGAAGCCGAATTGGCCGCGCCAGACCTCATCGGTGGAGATCTTCTGCACCGGGCGCATGCGGGCGTCGTTGCCAGCCACCTGGTGGCCCTGCTTCATGAGATGGCTGGTGCTCTCCTCGAAGCCGATGCGCTCGGTGCCGAGCAACTCCGCGAGCTGGCCCAGGGTGCCGTCCAGGTCAGCGGTGTAGTCCTCGTAGCGCAGGAACAGGTTCGGCCCGGGAATCTTGGGGCGCACCCGCTCGCAGCAGTAGTTGATGGTGGCCCAGGTGCCAGCGAACCTAAGGTTGTTGCGGCGCTTGGACTTGCGCAGGGAGTACGCCACGCCGCGCACGTCCCGCACCAGATGCAACATGCGCACGTCAAGGCCCGGGACCCGCGACAGAGCCAGGGCGCGGGCCGGGTTCTTGGAAGAGTCCACGATCACGCTGGCGCCGGACAGATCGGAGATCGCGATGAACAGCGCCTGGGTGTACTCGGCATAGCGGGCGAACTGCGGCCGATCGAAGGAAAGCTCGTCGAAGGGCCGCAGCAGCGAACGCAGCCGCTCGTAGCGCCGCTGCAGCGAGCGGTATTCGCGCTCGGTGAAGTCAGGCACCGCTGCGCTCCAGCGCGCCACCACGTCGCGCCAGAAGCCGCAGTTCTGGGCGCGGGAGCCGCAGGCGCAGAATTCGTCCGGCGAGGCGATGGACTGCAACAGGTTGCCGAGTTCTCCGCAGGAGAAGGTCCCGGGGTAGGCGCCGATGAGCCGGTCCAGCAGCGTCGAGCCGCTGCGGCCATCGCCCGCGATGTAGGCTACCGTGAGCGGCTTGCGGCGGTCCTGCACGGCGCGCAGGGCGCTGCCCCGCGGCTCGGGCTCCGGCTGCCGCCCGAGGTCATCGAAGGCCAGTTGCGTGTTCGCCATACGGAAATCCCGGTATAGCCTAGATATGAATCCCATGCTCATGCGCGCGCCTCCGTGGGCGCACCCAGCGTCACCGCCGGCAGGCGCAGTTCCGGCCGCGGCTTGTGCGCGTCCAGGAACTTGCGGCACCAGAGCTCGAAGGAGATCAGGGTCCAGAGCTGGAGGTTGAGGTCGCGGCCGCGCTCGTGCATGTCCAGGAGCTGGGAGATGTAGCCGCGGTCGAAGACGTGGCTGCGGGCCCCGCCATCCAGCAGCAGTTCCCGGGCGAAGCCCGAGAGTCGGCCGCGGAACCAGGCGCCCAGCGGGACCGCGAAGCCCTGCTTGCGGCGGTCGATGATCTCGTCCGGCAGGATGCCGCGCATGGCGCGCTTGAAGATGCTCTTGGTCTCGCCGTTGCGCATGCGGTACTCAGGCGGGATGGTAGCCGCGAATTCCACCAGCTTATGGTCGAGCAGCGGCACCCGCGCCTCGAGCGAGTGAGCCATGCTCATGCGGTCCACCTTGGTGAGGATGTCCAGCGGCAGGTAGCTCTTGAGGTCCCAGTGCTGCAGGGTGGAGAGCCAATCGCCATCCAGGCGCTTGAGGAAAGCGCGCGCCTCACGCGAGGGATCGTGGTTGTCCACGAGCTCCGCCGCCTCGGGCCTGAACAGGCGCAGCTTCTGCTCGCGCTTGAACAGCGAGGTGGAGTCGAGGTAGCGGTCCGTGCCGGTCAGCGCGAGGTGTCGCAGGAAGTTACGCCCCTTGGCGCCCTCAGGCATGGAGGCTCCGATACGGCCGAGGATGCGGCGTAGCGGGGCCGGCGCGTACTCATAGAGCCGTTCACGCTCCTCCACCCGGTAGCGGTCGTACCCTGCGAACAGCTCGTCACCGCCGTCGCCGGACAGCACGACCTTGACCTCTTGGGCGGCGAGCTTGGACACCATGTATGTGGGGATCGCCGAGGAGTCGCCGAAGGGCTCGTCCAGGTGCCAGACGATGTCGTCTATCACCTGCCCGACGTCCGGATTGAGGATGAGCTGGGTGTGTTCGGTGCCGAACTGCTCGGCGACGCGCCGGGCCGCCGGAGTCTCGTCGTAGGCGGTTTCTTCGAAGCCGATGGAGAAGGTCTTGACCGGGCGCTCGCTGCGGCGCGCCATGAACGCCACCACCGAGCTGGAGTCGAGGCCGCCGCTCAGGAACGCGCCCACCGGTACGTCGCTGACCAGGTGCAGATCCACGGACTCCTCCAGGAGTTCGCGCAGGCGCTCGGCGAAGTACTTCTCGCCATGCACGTAGTCAGGCTCGAAGCTCACATCCCAGTAGCGCACCAGGCGCTGGGCGCCATCGGCGTGCAGGGTGAGGGTGTGGCCCGGCGGCAGCTTGTGCACGCCGGCGATGATGCTCTCCCGGCCCGGGGTGCACAGGCTGGTGAACAGGTGGTTGACCGAGCCCCAATTGAGTTCCCGCGGGATGTCCGGAAGCGCCAGCAGCGACTTCAGTTCCGAGCCGAAGAACACCCGCCCACCGCTCTCGCCGTAGTACAGGGGCTTGATGCCGAGCCGGTCGCGGGCCAGGAGCAGGCTCTGGCAGCGCGCGTCCCACAAGGCGAAGGCGAACATGCCGCGCAGCTTGTCCACGCAGCCGGCACCGTATTCCTCATACAGGTGCACTATCGTCTCGGTGTCGGTGGCGGTGTAGAAGCGGTGGCCGCGGCCCTCCAGCTCCTTGCGCAGCTCGCGGTAGTTGTAGATCTCGCCGTTCATCACCACCCAGACGCTGCCGTCCTCGTTGCGCACCGGCTGGTGGCCGGTAGCGAGATCGATGATGCTGAGGCGGCGCATGCCGAGGCCCACGCGGCCCTGCACGTGGTAGCCCGCGTCGTCCGGGCCGCGATGCCGGATGGCATCGCACATGGCCTGGACCTCGGCCTGCTGCACGCCCCGGGGGCCGGGGCTGAAGATTCCTGCTATACCGCACATGCGTGGGGATGCTCCTGTCGAGGCGGGCCCTAAGCCCGTCTCATTCCATGTGGTTGGCGCAGTGCGCCGCGAAGTCGAAGATGCCGTTGACCTGGCAGTCCATCACCGCCGGCGAGAACTGGCCGAACGCATCCAGGCAGGCGTTCTCCCAGAGGAGCCGCCGCGGGATTGTGAGAGAGGGATGATCCGTGTTGCGATGCAGGCAGGTGGTATAGGCGAAGCGGTAGCCCGCACCTGCCACGGAGCGCACCGCCAGGGCGTCGAAGCGTCCGTCCGGGTAAGCGAAGTGGCGCACCTCGGCGCCCAGGCGCCGCTCCAACTCGAGCCGCGATCCCTGCACCTCCTCCTTGATCTTCTCGGCCGACTCGTTGGTGAGAAGCGCGTGGCTGCGGGTATGTGAACCCACCTTGACGCCGGCCCGCTGCATCTCGATCAGCATGTCCCAGTCCATGGACACGTACCCGGCGCCCTCGCCTCCCGCGCCACCGAGCTTCTCCCGCAGGACTTTCATGAGGCGGATGAGCTGAGCCTGGGTCAGGGAGGCCAACAGCGCTCGGGTGGCGTGCAAGGGTTCATCCAGCGCTCCAGCCACTCCCTGGATGCTGAAGGCGGTGATGCGGGCCTCGCCCAGGGACTGCACCAGCTCCTGGCGCGGCTCGCCCCAGGCCTTGAGCGCCCGCTTCATCAGGAGATAGAGCTCGTCATGGATCTGCAGCTCACCGGTGCCGACCAGGTCCGTGACCACGAACACTACCGCCGGGATGCCCTTGCGCTTTAGCAGCGGGAAGGCGTTCTCATACACGTCGCGGTAGCCGTCGTCGAACGTCACCACCGCCACCGGCTTGCCGGTAGGCTTGGCACCGTACAGCCAGGCGTCCATACCGTCCGGATCGGCGAACTCGAAACGCCGGCCGATCCAGTCGAGCTGCTTCTCCAGGGTGCTGGTGCTGATGAGCATGGGCGCGATGTAGCCACGGGAATCGCGGTCGAAGTCCTCCACCACGCGGTGGTAACCGACCACCAGAGGCAAGGCGACCTTGCGGGAGCGCGCGCCGATGAGCGCGGTCACCCCGGTACGCTGCAGCGTGGCCGCCGCAGCCGCCTTGACCATGTTACGGATCATGTTCCTTCCTCCAGGACGGCAGTCATCAGGCCCGCCGGTTGCCGCTCGTCCAGGCGGCGGGCAGTTGCAGGTATTGCAGAACGGTGCGGCGTTCGGCCCCACTCAGGGGGCCGAACCGCCACGTGAGCCCAACGTAGGAGACGGCGTATGCCGCCCCCAGGATCAAGAGCGAAGGCAACGGCGACAGCGCCAGCAGGGGCTTCAGTGCCAGGCACGGCGCCATGGAGGCGGCGACGATAGCGACGACGCGACCCAGGTCCTTCCACGGCAGGAGGCTCGTGTAGCTGCAGCCCATCAGCTTCCTTATGCGCATCAGACCCACCGCTTTGGCGGTGAGGGTGGCCAGCAGCGTCACCAGCACCGCGCCCATGAGTCCGAAATGAGCCAGGAACGCGGTGATGGTGAGCGCCACCACGGCGAGGCGGATGACGTTGAGCAGGATCAGGAAGCGGGTGTCTGCATGCACACGCAGCACGCTGTCGGTCATGATGGCCATGAACAGCATGCTCAAGGTCCAGACCATGAACAGCGGCGCGGCGGCGGCGTAACTGGCGGTGAACAGCAGCACGATGAGCTTGTCAGCGCAGACCATGAGTCCGCCCACCAGGAACGCGAACACGAGGGTCAGCTTGCGGGTGGTATCCAGCCACAGCTCCAGGGCCGCGGCACGACGCCCATCCCGCAAGTCTTCGCTCATACGCACCATCATCACGCTACTCGTGGAAGTCATCATGAAATCCACCAGGGGCACCTGCAGGCAGCCCACTGAATACACCGCGAACACGGCAGCGTCGAAATGGTTGGAGACCACGTACATGTGCAGGTCCCGCTGCACCGCCTCTATACCCACCGCCAGGGCGAACGGCAGTGCATAGGCGAGCTGACGCTTCATCAGATTGGCGTCGAAGGCCGGCTGGCGCGGGAACTCGCGCCTTAGATACAGCGAGGCGGTGCAGAGCCTGAGCGCAGCAAAGGTGACCGCGCCGGCGAATACCGCCGCCAGGCTATGGAACAGTAGTCCCGGCAGCACAAACAGGCTCGCCCGAGCCAGGTCCGAGAGCGCGTAGGCGCCGAAGGCGAAGCCGTGATGCTTGCGGGTGATCATCACGATCTCGAACACCGCCGCCATCAGCATCAGCAGGAGGTAGATGCCCACCTGCGGGATATAGGCCGCGAGCGCCGGGTTGTGGAACCACGCGGCGATGGCGTGGGATCCGGCCCACAGCGCCATGAGGCACGCCAGCCCCGCCGCCCCCAGCGCCAACAGCGAGTTGGACACGTAGCGCCCGCGCGCCGTGGGATCCATGGGCAGGAAGTAATAGAGGCTTTCGGCCATGCCGAGCTGCGCGATGCCGTAGAGGGTGGTATAGATCAGGAACAGCTGCTTGTAGGTGCCGAACTCCGCCTGGTCGAAAAGGCGGACCAGCACCACCGGGATCGCGAAGGCGGCCACGAAACCCAGCGCCCGCCCCGACATGAGCATGAAGGCGGGCTTGAACACCGAGCCGCCCGCCGTCGGGGGCGTCATGCCTTGACCTCCTGCAGTGGCATCGGGCCGCGCCGCACCAGGCGCTTCAGGTTCTGCTTGAGATTCAGGGCACGGCGACACAGCGTGCCACGCACGCTCGGTGGGAAGCAGTGGACACGCACCAGGTCCCGACTGCTGCGGGTCCAAAGCGCCTTATAACTCTCGACGCCGTGCAGCATGTCGAATTCGGCCACGCCCTCGGCGATGGCCTCCTGTACGACCAATGCGAGGGTCGATAGTCCGACGCTGTGGTCGTTGTAGGCAGGGTCGTAGCCGGCCTGGTAGTAATAGAAGGCATCGCCGTAACGGAACGAATAGGTGGAGGCCACTGCCGTGCCGTCCAGCCGCAGCACGTACAGCCGCAGCCAGCCCCGTTCCAGCGCCAGGCGGCTGAACTCGCGGTGGAAGGAAAGCACCGCGGGACCGGTGAGAGCCGTGGAACGCTCGTCCCCCGACCAGCGCAACCGATGCAGTCCGAAGAACGTCTCGATGTCGTCCTGGCGCTCCGTCTCGGTGGCGCTGCGCCGGAACTCGACCGTGCGGAAATCCTCCGCCAGGAGCTTGAGTCTCCGGCGCACGTTACGCCGGTGCGCGCCGCTCACCCCCGCCATGTAGGACTGCCAGCTTTGGCCGGCGAGCGGAATATAGGGGCAGTTGTCGGTGATCTTCTGCTCCGCCTGCCACCCGGCTTGTCCGAGCAATGAGACCAGGGTGGCGATGCGGCGCGAAGCCGGCTTGACGCGGGACAACTCGATCACGAGTCCCCGTTCCTGCAGGTAATCCGCCAGGGCCTGCAGCACGCCCTGCTCCTCATGCGGCTGCACGATGATATCTAGGTAGTCCGAGCCAACGTCCCCGCCGCCCATGAACTCCAGGGTCCGGAACGGCAGCAGCCGCTGCAGCTGCGGCGGCCTGAGCGCCAGCGGCGCTATGGCGAGCAGCTGGTCGCCGCGGCGCACCACCAGAAGGTGCAGGCGCCGGCCGGCCGAGAGGTGCTTCCACCAGGTGGCAAGCCATTCCCAGGTGAGGAACAGGCAGTCCGCCCCGCTATTGCGGAGCAGCGTGTCCCATTCGAAGCGCAGCAGTCCCAGCATGTCCGCGTCCTCCACGCGCTCCACCTTGAGCGCGGGTCGCTCGCCGTGGGCGTTGAGCTTGACGCGCGGCACAGTGCGGGTGATGGTCTGGGGGTAGGCTGTGTCTTCCATGTGTCTCTCCCTCTGTCTCTAGGCGTGGCTCACGAGCGCCCGCTCGGGCGCAGCAAGACACGCAACGGCCATCGGGCTCAGGCGCGTGTGCGCGGCGACGAAGCGTACGATGCCGGCCAGTGAATGAAACGCATCCATGTCCATGCTCTCGAAGGTGAGGTCGAAGCCGAACTCCGCCTCGATGCTCAGCAGGAGGCCGGCGAACTCCAACGAATCCATCAACCCGGATGCGAACAGGTCAGTATCCGGGGCCGGCGCGGGTTCGCCCAGCGCGTCCTCGAACAGCAGGTTGACCTTATGCAGCAGTGATTCTTGGGTGTACATCGGGGCTCCTGTGCTCGCCGGCCTGCAGCTCGAACAACAGCCGGTCGAAGGGTTCGCCCTCCCCGTCCCGGCCATGGCGCTGGCGGCCGATGGGCCGGAAGTTGAGCTTCTTGAGGATGCGTAGCGAAGCCTGGTTGGACTCCAGTGCCCAGGCGTTCACGCACTCCAGGCCGTGCACGTCGAACCCCAAGGTCAGCATCGCGGAAGTGGAGCGGTACAAGTAGCCCTTGCCCGTATACCGTCGATCGCCGAGGAGCGCCCACAGCACCGCGGCGCGGAAATCCCGGTTCACACTGCTCAGCGCCACCAATCCGATCGGTCCGCCATCATCATCTGCTGTGAAGGCGCGGATGATGTGCGCGTCGTTCTTGGTCATGATCCTGAGCGCCATGGCGCCTATCGGCTTCTCGCCGCCGCCCAGGTCCAGCCACTTGCGGTTGTGCTTCTCGGAGAGCCAGCGGGCGCCCAGCTCTATCAGGGAATCGTCATCCAGGGGTATCAGTTCCACCTTGCGTCCATGCCTTTATTAGCGTGCGCCCCGCAGCCGTGCCGGAGGCGTCTTGCGACAGTTCTCGCCACGCGCTCCAGTCGCCATACGGGGCGCGCTCCGCCGGCTCCATGCCAGCAGCGTAAGTCTTGATGGGGGAGATCGCCGTCGCCGTAGCCGAATAGAGCCGGCCATCCTGGCCCCGCCGCAGCCTCTCGCCGGTGCGGTATACGCGCCCTATCCTGTCTAAGCGCGGAAATGCGCTGGCACTGGCTTCGGACTCGCCCCAATAACCGGAACTCAGGCCCGGCCCTTTGATGTACAGGTCGCCGGTCTCGCCGGGGCGCACCTCCTGAAAGTTGTGGTCCAGCAGCAGGAGCTCGCCAGTACCGCAGGCGATACCGTAGGGCTGCGCCTCATCCGGCTCCGGAAAGGTGACCACGGTGTGGTAGCTGCCGGCGATCCCCGCCTCCACCGGGCCACGAAAGCCGGTGAACTCCACGTGTGGCAGGTGCCGCATCCAATAGTCGAGGGACCCTGTGGGCAGCGATTCGCCATGCCACTGCACTCGCCTCAGGTCCGGGAAGTCCCAAGGTCGCACCACGTCCAGGCGAGCCATGTGGTCCAGCACGTCCGTCAGCGAAGACCAGTGGGTGATACCGGAACTGCGCGTCCACTCCGCCAGGCGCTTGGGCAGGAGCGCATGCTCGGCCGGCACCAGGTGCAGCTCTGCGCCGGCG
Coding sequences:
- a CDS encoding alginate lyase family protein, with product MKFENLMRAELSDIASRGWQEVWRTFDRVAVEKEGVRSLGLFDHLAPRPLPAWSQDSAQRKPAHAGQFFAGPAEPGLADFFAARLPGTRERSLAAGEALCQRSFSLLGHRALFLSEPLDWHRDAVSGCRAPLVHWSRINPLDPDKVGDSKVTWELNRHQWLVHLAQAWRLSGEERYALVFAESVRDWMRANPPGMGINWASSLEVAYRLISWCWAMELFRGAPPLTPGLHAEMLGWLRAHASHVERYLSHYFSPNTHLTGEALGLFYAGVLFPELPRAARWRRLGQDILLEQLTRQVHADGVYFEQSTCYQRYTIEIYLHFLILARRNGIELPASAAERVQKMLDSLLAFCRPDGSMPQVGDSDGGRLLPLAQRAADDCRDVLSLAAAFFGRADYAWAAKGITPEVAWLLGRAGWEAFDALEPAPPGMPPSRLFAEGGQAVLQTGWEHDAHQLLFDVGPLGCRVSGGHGHADLLALQCSAYGKAQLVDPGTYCYTGNAHWRDHFRGSAAHNTVVVDHKSQAVPVGPFAWHSRPAAKLRNWISTPGFDYVDAEHDAYRRLSDPVRHRRRVLFVKPHYWVVVDDLEGAEVHTVDLQFQFAPMPLVLGGDGWARSGRTGDPGLFLRAFSTAPLQAAVHEGEIEPIRGWVSPDYGLRAPAPQLVYSASTQLPLRIVTLLVPHAPGETQRPEVTAVQSGGSTKLIFGGGREIVRVNGQQVTVERADGSGIAPLNHVETR
- the asnB gene encoding asparagine synthase (glutamine-hydrolyzing), coding for MCGIAGIFSPGPRGVQQAEVQAMCDAIRHRGPDDAGYHVQGRVGLGMRRLSIIDLATGHQPVRNEDGSVWVVMNGEIYNYRELRKELEGRGHRFYTATDTETIVHLYEEYGAGCVDKLRGMFAFALWDARCQSLLLARDRLGIKPLYYGESGGRVFFGSELKSLLALPDIPRELNWGSVNHLFTSLCTPGRESIIAGVHKLPPGHTLTLHADGAQRLVRYWDVSFEPDYVHGEKYFAERLRELLEESVDLHLVSDVPVGAFLSGGLDSSSVVAFMARRSERPVKTFSIGFEETAYDETPAARRVAEQFGTEHTQLILNPDVGQVIDDIVWHLDEPFGDSSAIPTYMVSKLAAQEVKVVLSGDGGDELFAGYDRYRVEERERLYEYAPAPLRRILGRIGASMPEGAKGRNFLRHLALTGTDRYLDSTSLFKREQKLRLFRPEAAELVDNHDPSREARAFLKRLDGDWLSTLQHWDLKSYLPLDILTKVDRMSMAHSLEARVPLLDHKLVEFAATIPPEYRMRNGETKSIFKRAMRGILPDEIIDRRKQGFAVPLGAWFRGRLSGFARELLLDGGARSHVFDRGYISQLLDMHERGRDLNLQLWTLISFELWCRKFLDAHKPRPELRLPAVTLGAPTEARA
- a CDS encoding GNAT family N-acetyltransferase; this translates as MEDTAYPQTITRTVPRVKLNAHGERPALKVERVEDADMLGLLRFEWDTLLRNSGADCLFLTWEWLATWWKHLSAGRRLHLLVVRRGDQLLAIAPLALRPPQLQRLLPFRTLEFMGGGDVGSDYLDIIVQPHEEQGVLQALADYLQERGLVIELSRVKPASRRIATLVSLLGQAGWQAEQKITDNCPYIPLAGQSWQSYMAGVSGAHRRNVRRRLKLLAEDFRTVEFRRSATETERQDDIETFFGLHRLRWSGDERSTALTGPAVLSFHREFSRLALERGWLRLYVLRLDGTAVASTYSFRYGDAFYYYQAGYDPAYNDHSVGLSTLALVVQEAIAEGVAEFDMLHGVESYKALWTRSSRDLVRVHCFPPSVRGTLCRRALNLKQNLKRLVRRGPMPLQEVKA
- a CDS encoding polysaccharide deacetylase family protein yields the protein MIRNMVKAAAAATLQRTGVTALIGARSRKVALPLVVGYHRVVEDFDRDSRGYIAPMLISTSTLEKQLDWIGRRFEFADPDGMDAWLYGAKPTGKPVAVVTFDDGYRDVYENAFPLLKRKGIPAVVFVVTDLVGTGELQIHDELYLLMKRALKAWGEPRQELVQSLGEARITAFSIQGVAGALDEPLHATRALLASLTQAQLIRLMKVLREKLGGAGGEGAGYVSMDWDMLIEMQRAGVKVGSHTRSHALLTNESAEKIKEEVQGSRLELERRLGAEVRHFAYPDGRFDALAVRSVAGAGYRFAYTTCLHRNTDHPSLTIPRRLLWENACLDAFGQFSPAVMDCQVNGIFDFAAHCANHME
- a CDS encoding polysaccharide biosynthesis C-terminal domain-containing protein, whose protein sequence is MTPPTAGGSVFKPAFMLMSGRALGFVAAFAIPVVLVRLFDQAEFGTYKQLFLIYTTLYGIAQLGMAESLYYFLPMDPTARGRYVSNSLLALGAAGLACLMALWAGSHAIAAWFHNPALAAYIPQVGIYLLLMLMAAVFEIVMITRKHHGFAFGAYALSDLARASLFVLPGLLFHSLAAVFAGAVTFAALRLCTASLYLRREFPRQPAFDANLMKRQLAYALPFALAVGIEAVQRDLHMYVVSNHFDAAVFAVYSVGCLQVPLVDFMMTSTSSVMMVRMSEDLRDGRRAAALELWLDTTRKLTLVFAFLVGGLMVCADKLIVLLFTASYAAAAPLFMVWTLSMLFMAIMTDSVLRVHADTRFLILLNVIRLAVVALTITAFLAHFGLMGAVLVTLLATLTAKAVGLMRIRKLMGCSYTSLLPWKDLGRVVAIVAASMAPCLALKPLLALSPLPSLLILGAAYAVSYVGLTWRFGPLSGAERRTVLQYLQLPAAWTSGNRRA
- a CDS encoding AMP-binding protein, which encodes MTEMLHHWVTGEAARRGDATAVVLQDEHLSYGELETLSNQLARALKERGCARGDRVCVLLPKSPLALVCQLGIYKADCIHVPLEPSASAATLAHIVGHVGSHCLLAAGSLAPLVRELLADPGIPSLRLGWLGIPADLQGLPAGFRFSDIGALPGTPLAGAHRAQDTAEIRFTGGDAPHGVSLTHANVISFVEWAQRRFRLDAGDRLASHAPLSHPLSLYDSFGSFAAGAELHLVPAEHALLPKRLAEWTRSSGITHWSSLTDVLDHMARLDVVRPWDFPDLRRVQWHGESLPTGSLDYWMRHLPHVEFTGFRGPVEAGIAGSYHTVVTFPEPDEAQPYGIACGTGELLLLDHNFQEVRPGETGDLYIKGPGLSSGYWGESEASASAFPRLDRIGRVYRTGERLRRGQDGRLYSATATAISPIKTYAAGMEPAERAPYGDWSAWRELSQDASGTAAGRTLIKAWTQGGTDTPG
- a CDS encoding sulfotransferase, whose protein sequence is MANTQLAFDDLGRQPEPEPRGSALRAVQDRRKPLTVAYIAGDGRSGSTLLDRLIGAYPGTFSCGELGNLLQSIASPDEFCACGSRAQNCGFWRDVVARWSAAVPDFTEREYRSLQRRYERLRSLLRPFDELSFDRPQFARYAEYTQALFIAISDLSGASVIVDSSKNPARALALSRVPGLDVRMLHLVRDVRGVAYSLRKSKRRNNLRFAGTWATINYCCERVRPKIPGPNLFLRYEDYTADLDGTLGQLAELLGTERIGFEESTSHLMKQGHQVAGNDARMRPVQKISTDEVWRGQFGFGLQKGLYLLVLPLMLRYRYRL
- a CDS encoding acyl carrier protein encodes the protein MYTQESLLHKVNLLFEDALGEPAPAPDTDLFASGLMDSLEFAGLLLSIEAEFGFDLTFESMDMDAFHSLAGIVRFVAAHTRLSPMAVACLAAPERALVSHA
- a CDS encoding GNAT family protein, which codes for MELIPLDDDSLIELGARWLSEKHNRKWLDLGGGEKPIGAMALRIMTKNDAHIIRAFTADDDGGPIGLVALSSVNRDFRAAVLWALLGDRRYTGKGYLYRSTSAMLTLGFDVHGLECVNAWALESNQASLRILKKLNFRPIGRQRHGRDGEGEPFDRLLFELQAGEHRSPDVHPRITAA
- a CDS encoding glycosyltransferase family 4 protein: MSAIHDIGSVPPQQTPSVTLVAAGLEILGGQGVQAEALVQGLRRNGYAVRFLPINPQFPSSMRWLRKLRYARTFFNQLLYLPSLASLRRSDVAHVFSASYWSFLLAPVPALLAAKLFRKRAVLHYHSGEAEDHLSRWGALVHPWLHLADEIVVPSEYLHDVFAHYGYHTRVVKNVVDTQRFAYRERSPLKPRLLSVRNLEPHYRVEDVILAFPQVKARHPDATLTVAGYGSEEARLKALVASLGVEGIRFAGRVEPAAIPALYAEADIFINAAVVDNQPVSVLEAFASGLPVISTGTGDIAAMLRHGEAGVLVPPHDPPAIAGAVNGLLERPERALELARAGRAEAELYTWSRIAGDWADVYRRDLE